A single genomic interval of Arthrobacter globiformis harbors:
- a CDS encoding CPBP family intramembrane glutamic endopeptidase: MLVPSRRRLRFEVWIVLGLSLGQSAVYSVVQLLDKMSRAPLAQGTSTLNRSQSTREYFDLTYQLLDIIFALVPVLLVIFFLTDQRQAKPGSGHDAGSAFRKLGFNFARPGKDLLQGLGLAALIGIPSLGLYAAGRALGITTAIIPSGLDAYWWTVPVLILSALRHAIVEEVIVVGYLLDRFGKFGWSVPLAIFVSSMLRGSYHLYQGFGPFIGNAIMGVVFAWIYTRTRRVMPLVIAHALLDIVAFVGFSLFGKAVGLG, from the coding sequence ATGTTGGTTCCCTCCCGCCGTCGGCTGCGGTTCGAAGTCTGGATTGTCCTTGGTCTCTCGCTCGGCCAGTCCGCCGTCTACTCCGTGGTGCAGCTGCTGGACAAAATGAGCCGGGCACCGCTGGCACAGGGGACCTCCACGCTGAACAGGTCGCAAAGCACCCGCGAGTACTTCGACCTGACCTACCAGCTGCTGGACATCATCTTTGCCCTGGTGCCGGTCCTGCTGGTGATCTTCTTCCTGACCGACCAGCGCCAGGCGAAACCGGGGTCAGGGCACGACGCCGGTTCCGCGTTCCGGAAGCTGGGATTCAACTTTGCCCGGCCGGGCAAGGACCTGCTGCAGGGGCTCGGGCTGGCCGCCCTGATCGGGATCCCCTCGCTCGGCCTCTACGCCGCCGGACGTGCCCTGGGCATCACGACCGCGATCATCCCCAGCGGTCTGGACGCCTACTGGTGGACGGTGCCAGTGCTGATACTGTCCGCCCTGCGCCACGCGATCGTGGAGGAAGTCATTGTGGTGGGCTACCTTCTAGACCGGTTCGGCAAATTCGGCTGGTCCGTGCCCCTGGCGATCTTTGTGTCCTCAATGCTCCGTGGCAGCTACCACCTGTACCAGGGCTTCGGACCCTTCATCGGAAACGCCATCATGGGCGTGGTCTTCGCCTGGATCTACACCAGGACCCGCCGGGTGATGCCGCTCGTCATTGCGCACGCCCTGCTGGACATCGTCGCGTTCGTCGGGTTCAGCCTGTTCGGCAAAGCGGTCGGCCTGGGGTAG
- a CDS encoding CoA-acylating methylmalonate-semialdehyde dehydrogenase, whose translation METIPHFINGARVTDAARFGPVFNPATGEQEKQVALASASRTEEAIAAARAALPAWRATSLAKRTNIFFRVREILNQRKPELAAILTSEHGKVLSDAAGEISRGLENIEFATGLSHMLKGERSEQVSSGVDVHSVRQPVGVVACITPFNFPAMVPLWMIGSALACGNTVLLKPSEKDPSAAIFIAEAFAEAGLPAGVLNVVQGDKEAVDVLLEHPDVKAVSFVGSTPIAQSIYKRAADHGKRVQALGGAKNHMVVLPDADLDMAADAAVSAAYGSAGERCMAVSVLVAVGNIADDLVQAISSRMAGLKIGPGTDPASQMGPLITAEHRDRVASYVAGAENEGATVVVDGRSQQFESNGFFIGVSLVDHVKPGMKVYDDEIFGPVLSVVRVDTYSDAVRLVNENEFGNGTAIFTRDGGAARQFEFDVDAGMVGVNVPIPVPVGTFSFGGWKNSLFGDTHMYGPDSIRFYTRGKVVTTRWPDPSTSVIDLGFPQID comes from the coding sequence TTGGAAACCATTCCGCATTTCATCAACGGCGCCCGCGTCACCGACGCCGCACGCTTTGGCCCCGTCTTCAACCCCGCCACCGGCGAGCAGGAGAAGCAGGTTGCCCTCGCCTCGGCGTCGCGGACCGAGGAGGCCATCGCAGCCGCCCGCGCGGCGCTGCCCGCGTGGCGGGCCACCAGCCTGGCCAAGCGCACCAACATCTTCTTCCGGGTCCGCGAGATCCTGAACCAGCGCAAGCCCGAGCTCGCGGCGATTCTCACCAGCGAGCACGGCAAGGTCCTCTCCGACGCTGCGGGTGAAATTTCCCGCGGCCTTGAAAACATCGAGTTCGCCACCGGCCTGTCCCACATGCTCAAGGGGGAGCGCTCCGAGCAGGTCTCCAGCGGCGTCGACGTCCACTCCGTGCGCCAGCCTGTGGGCGTCGTGGCCTGCATCACCCCCTTCAACTTCCCGGCCATGGTGCCGCTGTGGATGATCGGCAGTGCGCTGGCCTGCGGCAACACCGTGCTGCTGAAGCCAAGCGAGAAGGATCCGTCGGCCGCCATCTTCATCGCCGAGGCCTTTGCCGAAGCGGGGCTGCCCGCCGGCGTGCTGAACGTGGTCCAGGGGGACAAAGAAGCCGTTGACGTCCTGCTCGAGCACCCCGACGTCAAAGCCGTGAGCTTTGTCGGCTCCACGCCCATCGCGCAGTCGATCTACAAGCGGGCGGCCGACCACGGCAAGCGGGTCCAGGCCCTGGGCGGCGCGAAGAACCACATGGTGGTGCTGCCCGACGCCGACCTGGACATGGCGGCCGACGCTGCGGTTTCCGCGGCCTACGGTTCGGCGGGCGAGCGCTGCATGGCCGTCAGCGTCCTGGTGGCGGTGGGCAACATCGCCGACGACCTGGTGCAGGCGATTTCCAGCCGCATGGCGGGCCTCAAGATCGGCCCGGGAACCGACCCGGCCTCCCAGATGGGTCCGCTAATTACCGCGGAGCACCGGGACCGCGTGGCCTCCTACGTTGCGGGAGCGGAAAACGAAGGTGCCACCGTCGTCGTCGACGGGCGCTCGCAGCAGTTCGAATCGAACGGCTTCTTCATCGGCGTCAGCCTGGTGGACCACGTAAAGCCGGGCATGAAGGTCTACGACGACGAGATCTTCGGCCCGGTCCTGTCAGTCGTCCGCGTCGACACGTACAGCGACGCCGTCCGGCTGGTGAACGAAAACGAGTTCGGCAACGGCACAGCCATCTTCACCCGCGACGGCGGCGCCGCACGGCAGTTCGAGTTCGACGTCGACGCCGGCATGGTGGGCGTCAATGTGCCCATCCCGGTCCCGGTGGGCACCTTCTCCTTCGGCGGCTGGAAGAACTCCCTGTTCGGCGACACCCACATGTACGGCCCGGACAGCATCCGGTTCTACACCCGCGGCAAGGTGGTCACCACGCGCTGGCCGGACCCGTCCACCTCGGTCATTGACCTCGGGTTCCCGCAGATCGACTAA
- the metX gene encoding homoserine O-acetyltransferase MetX produces the protein MTISVSTDVPASKAPQGTAAGGTVSDGTVPDGRIPDGRVPDGSVQHLNIGSLELEAGGFLPDVTLAYETWGTLNEDGSNAILVQHALTGDTHVTRGGAGTEEGWWEQLAGPGAPADTDRFFVISINILGGCYGSTGPSSAAPDGKPWGSRFPLVTLRDSTVAEARLADRVGISSWHAVVGGSMGGARALEWAVTFPERVRRCGVISVGARSTAEQIAFAQAQTLAIRQDRHFNGGDYYGGPEPADGLALARRIAHITYRSAYELDFRFGRNAQAAEEPLQADALAGRGRYQVESYLDHQGNKLVRRFDANSYIALTEALMSHDVTRGRGTLKETLARTTADFFVAAVESDRLYFPAQSLELAESLPGNVDVHMIDSPIGHDGFLTEIGQLNAQLRAHLLS, from the coding sequence ATGACGATTTCTGTCAGCACCGACGTTCCGGCCAGCAAGGCTCCGCAAGGCACGGCTGCGGGCGGCACCGTTTCGGACGGCACTGTTCCCGACGGCCGTATCCCCGATGGCCGAGTTCCCGACGGCTCTGTCCAGCACCTCAACATCGGCAGCCTGGAACTTGAGGCCGGGGGATTCCTGCCGGACGTGACCCTGGCCTACGAAACCTGGGGAACGCTCAACGAGGACGGCTCCAACGCCATCCTCGTTCAGCATGCCCTCACCGGGGACACGCACGTGACCCGGGGCGGCGCGGGGACTGAAGAAGGCTGGTGGGAACAGCTCGCCGGGCCGGGTGCGCCGGCGGACACCGACAGGTTCTTCGTCATCTCCATCAACATCCTGGGCGGCTGCTACGGGTCCACCGGGCCGTCGTCGGCCGCTCCGGACGGCAAGCCCTGGGGTTCACGCTTTCCGCTGGTGACGCTGAGGGACTCCACCGTGGCCGAGGCGCGGCTGGCTGACCGGGTCGGCATCAGCAGCTGGCACGCCGTGGTGGGCGGCTCCATGGGCGGGGCACGCGCCCTCGAATGGGCAGTCACTTTCCCGGAGCGGGTGCGCCGCTGCGGTGTCATCTCCGTCGGCGCCAGGAGCACGGCCGAACAAATCGCCTTCGCCCAGGCGCAGACGCTTGCCATCCGGCAGGACCGCCACTTCAACGGCGGTGACTACTACGGCGGACCGGAGCCCGCGGATGGCCTGGCGCTCGCACGGCGGATTGCACACATCACCTACAGGTCTGCCTATGAACTCGATTTCCGTTTCGGCAGGAACGCCCAGGCCGCTGAAGAGCCGCTGCAGGCTGATGCCCTGGCGGGCCGCGGCCGCTACCAGGTGGAGAGCTACCTCGACCACCAGGGCAACAAGCTGGTCCGGCGCTTCGACGCCAACAGCTACATCGCCCTGACGGAAGCACTCATGAGCCATGACGTCACCCGCGGGCGGGGGACGCTCAAGGAGACCCTCGCCCGGACCACCGCCGACTTCTTCGTTGCCGCAGTGGAGTCGGACCGGCTGTACTTTCCGGCCCAGTCGCTGGAGCTGGCCGAATCCCTGCCCGGAAACGTGGATGTCCACATGATCGATTCGCCGATCGGCCACGACGGCTTCCTCACGGAGATCGGCCAGCTGAACGCCCAGCTCAGGGCACACCTCCTCAGCTGA
- a CDS encoding LysR family transcriptional regulator — MHMDERLAVDQRRLPSPDDLLILLTVARLGRFNAVAETLGTTHTTISRRILALDKQLGGRTLERSPHGWELTQLGASAVEAAEAIESTLGSLSGLISQDQSALSGLVRVATTDGVGAVFVTPALVRLQQQNPQLNIEMLSATRKVSQNRSGVDLEIVVGRTDVSNAQTIFLSNYYLRLYASTGYAAEHGLPETLDDVGQHGFVSYVESALQVAELGHRWSSQLPMPSSSFQATSVFAQMEAVRQGAGIGLLPNFMVAGQPDFVPVLADDFERQLPIWAVARPESLRSAAVQAVVASLKEEVKARAGVLAG, encoded by the coding sequence ATGCACATGGACGAAAGGCTTGCCGTGGACCAGAGGCGGCTTCCCAGCCCGGACGACCTGTTGATCCTGCTGACGGTTGCGCGCCTGGGCAGGTTCAACGCGGTGGCGGAAACGTTGGGCACCACCCACACCACTATCTCCCGCCGGATCCTCGCCCTGGACAAGCAACTCGGCGGGCGCACCCTCGAGCGCAGCCCGCACGGCTGGGAACTGACCCAGCTCGGCGCCTCCGCCGTGGAGGCGGCGGAGGCCATCGAGAGCACCCTCGGATCGCTCTCCGGCCTGATCAGCCAGGACCAGAGCGCCCTGTCCGGGCTGGTGCGCGTGGCGACGACGGACGGTGTCGGAGCCGTGTTCGTCACGCCCGCGCTGGTCCGGCTGCAGCAGCAGAACCCGCAGCTAAACATCGAGATGCTGAGCGCCACGCGGAAGGTCAGCCAGAACAGATCCGGTGTGGACCTGGAGATCGTGGTGGGCCGGACCGACGTCAGCAACGCCCAGACCATCTTCCTAAGCAACTACTACCTGCGCCTCTACGCCAGCACCGGCTACGCCGCGGAGCACGGTCTGCCGGAAACGCTCGACGACGTCGGGCAGCACGGCTTTGTCTCTTACGTTGAGTCTGCGCTCCAGGTGGCGGAGCTGGGGCACCGCTGGTCCTCGCAGCTGCCCATGCCCAGCTCCAGCTTCCAGGCCACGAGTGTGTTCGCCCAGATGGAGGCGGTGCGGCAGGGCGCAGGCATAGGGCTGCTGCCGAATTTCATGGTGGCGGGGCAACCGGACTTCGTTCCCGTGCTCGCCGACGACTTCGAGCGCCAGCTCCCCATCTGGGCGGTGGCACGGCCGGAATCCCTCCGCTCGGCGGCGGTGCAGGCCGTCGTAGCGTCACTCAAGGAGGAAGTGAAGGCCCGGGCAGGGGTACTGGCGGGCTGA
- a CDS encoding VOC family protein, with translation MRMDHVSYACEHDGLAATTERISSALGVEAVKGGVHPRFGTRNMIIPLAGHKYLEVVEVLDHPASDKAPFGQAVRARSAAGGGWMGWCVEVDDLAPFEERLGRSAVNGNRKFPDGRELVWKQIGILGLIADPQVPYMLKWEGDAELHPSNAYDSNVKMSSLTIAGSAERVTEWLGEPVERPLEDVAVNWVAPHGTPGILSVTFETAAGAVTI, from the coding sequence ATGCGCATGGATCACGTCTCTTACGCCTGTGAACACGATGGCCTCGCGGCCACCACCGAACGTATCTCCTCTGCCCTCGGCGTCGAAGCCGTAAAGGGCGGAGTGCACCCCCGGTTTGGGACCCGGAACATGATTATTCCCTTGGCCGGACACAAATACCTTGAGGTCGTTGAGGTCCTGGACCACCCGGCGTCGGACAAGGCGCCGTTTGGCCAGGCCGTCCGGGCCCGGTCCGCGGCGGGCGGCGGCTGGATGGGCTGGTGCGTCGAAGTTGATGACCTAGCCCCCTTCGAGGAACGCCTGGGCCGCTCCGCAGTCAACGGCAACCGCAAGTTCCCCGACGGCCGGGAGCTTGTCTGGAAGCAGATCGGCATCCTGGGCCTGATCGCGGACCCGCAGGTCCCCTACATGCTGAAGTGGGAGGGTGATGCGGAACTGCACCCGTCCAACGCCTATGACAGCAATGTGAAGATGTCCAGCCTCACGATCGCGGGCTCTGCCGAGCGCGTGACCGAGTGGCTCGGCGAGCCCGTCGAAAGGCCGCTGGAGGACGTCGCCGTGAACTGGGTCGCCCCGCACGGAACCCCGGGCATCCTCTCGGTCACGTTCGAAACCGCAGCGGGCGCCGTCACCATCTGA
- a CDS encoding zinc-dependent alcohol dehydrogenase family protein, which produces MKAAVLYSTVPRAGTAPQKPSYKDARPLVVQELERPEPRAGELGVAITYSSLCHSDLSVVDGSRVRPLPMALGHEAVGRVVSVGAGVSDVSVGDHVVLVFVPSCGDCRACRSGRPALCHRAAEVNGSGDLLHGKALLRTPSGERINHHLGVSAFADYAVVARESVVVIDDDVPDTVAAMFGCAVLTGMGAVLNTAAVRAGQSVAVFGLGAVGLSAVMAASLAGAGSVIAIDPNPGKHHLALDCGATAVGTPDDAARLIKEAAGDGVDVAIEAVGSAGVIAACLGHVTRGGAVVSVGLPHPSAELTVPALQFAGAGKRLLGSYMGDAVPGRDIPLYLSYWREGRLPVELLHTDTRPLTEINEGLDALASGQVVRRLFQA; this is translated from the coding sequence ATGAAAGCAGCTGTCCTCTACTCGACCGTCCCCAGGGCCGGTACTGCACCGCAGAAGCCCAGCTACAAGGACGCCCGGCCCCTGGTGGTGCAGGAGCTGGAAAGGCCGGAACCGCGCGCCGGTGAGCTGGGCGTTGCCATCACGTACTCCAGCCTGTGCCACTCCGATCTTTCCGTGGTGGACGGGTCGCGGGTCCGGCCCCTTCCCATGGCGCTGGGCCACGAGGCGGTGGGGCGCGTCGTGTCCGTCGGCGCCGGCGTCTCCGACGTGTCGGTTGGCGACCATGTGGTGCTGGTCTTCGTCCCGAGCTGCGGGGACTGCCGCGCGTGCCGCTCCGGCCGTCCTGCGCTCTGCCACCGGGCGGCGGAGGTCAACGGCTCCGGCGACCTGCTGCACGGCAAGGCCCTGCTGCGGACGCCCTCGGGGGAGCGGATCAACCACCACCTGGGTGTCTCGGCCTTCGCCGACTACGCCGTGGTGGCCCGGGAATCGGTGGTGGTGATTGACGACGACGTCCCGGACACCGTGGCGGCGATGTTCGGTTGCGCTGTGCTCACCGGAATGGGAGCGGTGCTGAATACGGCCGCTGTCAGGGCCGGCCAGTCGGTGGCCGTCTTCGGGCTCGGGGCGGTGGGCCTTTCCGCTGTCATGGCCGCCTCGCTCGCAGGGGCCGGCAGCGTGATCGCCATCGATCCCAATCCTGGCAAGCACCACCTCGCCCTCGATTGCGGTGCCACAGCCGTAGGGACGCCTGACGACGCGGCCAGACTCATCAAGGAAGCCGCCGGCGACGGCGTCGATGTCGCCATCGAAGCCGTTGGCTCGGCCGGCGTGATCGCCGCGTGCCTCGGGCACGTGACGCGGGGTGGCGCCGTGGTTTCCGTCGGCCTGCCCCATCCGTCGGCCGAGCTGACGGTGCCGGCGCTGCAGTTCGCCGGAGCCGGCAAACGGCTCCTCGGGTCGTACATGGGCGACGCCGTTCCCGGGCGCGACATCCCGCTCTACCTGAGCTACTGGCGCGAGGGCAGGCTGCCGGTGGAGCTGCTGCACACCGACACCAGGCCTCTCACCGAGATCAACGAGGGGCTGGACGCACTGGCATCAGGGCAGGTGGTACGGCGCCTGTTCCAGGCCTGA
- a CDS encoding MFS transporter — translation MSTESSAARRVEETDVKASGLKKVVTASMAGTVVEWYEFFLYASAATLVFGKTFFPNAGTELDGIIAAFLTYAVGFVARPIGGIVFGHFGDKFGRKQLLQLSIILVGVSTFLMGCLPTFQQIGYWAPALLVFLRFAQGFAVGGEWGGAVLLVAEHSPSKSRGFWASWPQSAVPMGNLLATAVLFILSSTLTQEAFLGWGWRVAFWLSAVIVVIGYYIRTKVNDAPIFLEARKEVEAGHKGYGVAEVFKRYPRGVFTAMGLRFAENILYYLVVTFSITYLKTVVQADTTRILLLLLVAHAVHFVAVPLVGKLSDRFGRKPVYMAGAILGATWGFFAFPMMDTKNDLIILASIMIGLLFHALMYAGQPAIMAEMFPTRMRYSGVSLGYQVTSIVAGSLAPIIAASLLSTYKSSVPVAIYLLIACVITAVAVFFLKETRGVSLHDVDAADAQGTADLLAAGKK, via the coding sequence ATGAGTACGGAAAGCTCCGCCGCCAGGCGTGTAGAGGAAACCGACGTCAAGGCCTCAGGCCTCAAGAAAGTTGTCACGGCATCCATGGCCGGCACCGTCGTGGAGTGGTACGAGTTCTTCCTCTACGCTTCGGCTGCCACCCTGGTCTTCGGCAAGACCTTCTTCCCCAACGCCGGCACCGAACTGGACGGCATCATCGCCGCCTTCCTCACGTACGCCGTCGGATTCGTTGCCCGCCCGATCGGCGGCATCGTCTTCGGTCACTTCGGCGACAAATTCGGCCGCAAGCAGCTGCTGCAGCTGAGCATCATCCTGGTTGGCGTCTCCACCTTCCTGATGGGCTGCCTGCCGACGTTCCAGCAGATCGGCTACTGGGCGCCCGCGCTCCTGGTGTTCCTGCGGTTCGCGCAGGGCTTCGCCGTCGGCGGTGAATGGGGCGGCGCGGTTCTCCTCGTTGCAGAGCACAGCCCCAGCAAGTCCCGCGGATTCTGGGCCAGCTGGCCCCAGTCGGCCGTGCCGATGGGCAACCTGCTCGCAACGGCCGTGCTGTTCATCCTGTCCTCGACGCTGACCCAGGAAGCCTTCCTCGGCTGGGGCTGGCGCGTGGCGTTCTGGCTGTCCGCAGTGATCGTCGTGATCGGCTACTACATCCGCACCAAGGTCAACGACGCCCCGATCTTCCTCGAAGCCCGCAAAGAGGTTGAGGCCGGGCACAAGGGCTACGGCGTTGCCGAGGTCTTCAAGCGCTACCCGCGCGGCGTCTTCACCGCCATGGGCCTTCGCTTTGCAGAAAACATCCTCTACTACCTCGTGGTGACGTTCTCCATCACCTACCTCAAGACCGTGGTCCAGGCCGACACGACTCGGATCCTGCTACTGCTGCTGGTGGCCCACGCCGTGCACTTCGTGGCCGTTCCACTGGTGGGCAAGCTTTCGGACCGCTTCGGCCGCAAGCCCGTCTACATGGCCGGCGCAATCCTGGGCGCCACCTGGGGTTTCTTCGCCTTCCCGATGATGGACACCAAGAACGACCTGATCATCCTGGCTTCCATCATGATCGGACTGCTGTTCCACGCGCTCATGTACGCCGGCCAGCCTGCGATCATGGCGGAAATGTTCCCCACCCGGATGCGCTACTCCGGCGTCTCCCTGGGTTACCAGGTGACCTCCATCGTCGCCGGCTCACTCGCCCCGATCATCGCCGCCTCGCTCCTTTCCACCTACAAGTCCTCCGTTCCGGTGGCCATCTACCTGCTCATCGCCTGCGTCATCACCGCCGTGGCGGTGTTCTTCCTGAAGGAGACCCGCGGCGTCTCGCTCCACGACGTGGACGCGGCCGACGCCCAGGGCACCGCGGACCTGCTCGCGGCCGGCAAGAAGTAA
- the mmsB gene encoding 3-hydroxyisobutyrate dehydrogenase, protein MAIIGWIGLGNMGGFMSANLAKAGHDVRGFDLNPAALAAAEEAGVKPVGSIAETVDGADVVFTMLPKGEHARAVYLGQDGVLAHADTRTLLVDSSTIDIASAQELHDAAAAAGFRFVDAPVSGGMSGAKAGTLTFMVGGEEGAVADATGYIGPMAANIIPTGGATTGQAAKICNNLMLFINLASTAEGAVLADRLGLDKQVFWDIASVSSGDSWALRTWYPVPGVVPTAASNNDFAPTFTTELANKDIGLAISAAEDTGTPLEIGKHVQQLFQQLIDAGEAGKDCSMIIKLADGSLDSAK, encoded by the coding sequence ATGGCAATAATCGGCTGGATCGGCCTCGGCAACATGGGCGGTTTTATGTCCGCCAACCTGGCGAAGGCCGGGCACGATGTCCGCGGCTTCGACCTCAACCCCGCGGCGCTTGCCGCCGCCGAGGAGGCCGGCGTCAAGCCGGTCGGCAGCATTGCCGAGACCGTCGACGGCGCTGACGTGGTGTTCACCATGCTGCCCAAGGGTGAGCACGCCCGTGCCGTGTACCTGGGCCAGGACGGCGTGCTGGCGCACGCTGACACCCGCACGCTGCTCGTGGACTCTTCCACCATCGATATTGCGTCCGCCCAGGAACTGCACGACGCCGCTGCTGCCGCCGGCTTCCGCTTTGTGGACGCCCCGGTATCCGGCGGCATGAGCGGGGCGAAGGCCGGGACGCTGACCTTCATGGTGGGCGGCGAGGAGGGCGCCGTCGCAGACGCCACCGGCTACATCGGCCCGATGGCGGCCAACATCATCCCTACCGGCGGCGCCACCACCGGGCAAGCGGCCAAAATCTGCAACAACCTGATGCTGTTCATCAACCTGGCGTCCACCGCCGAGGGGGCCGTCCTGGCAGACCGGCTGGGCCTGGACAAGCAGGTCTTCTGGGACATCGCGTCCGTTTCCTCTGGTGACTCCTGGGCGCTGCGGACCTGGTACCCGGTGCCCGGCGTGGTCCCCACTGCCGCCTCCAACAACGACTTTGCGCCCACCTTCACCACGGAACTGGCAAACAAGGACATCGGCCTTGCCATCAGCGCCGCCGAGGACACCGGCACGCCGCTCGAGATCGGCAAGCACGTCCAGCAGCTGTTCCAGCAGCTCATCGACGCCGGCGAAGCGGGCAAGGACTGCTCAATGATCATCAAGCTCGCCGACGGCTCGCTGGACTCCGCCAAGTAG